The Akkermansia sp. N21116 genome includes a region encoding these proteins:
- a CDS encoding Amuc_1099 family pilus-like system protein, with translation MSFSEKYDKVALAVGGILGLAGLGVGALTYVNLDETYKVDTAVSSSKVSVPGVDQSLELEAYLNENHEIKRPKVGAQNFDLFVAPELWLKSGDTTPIDINAGPPIHPPIPNTWFLENGLADILRFSDALTQDPDGDGFTIREEFEAKTNPKDPNSHPLLIAKLGLTGFSATGYQLVFSSDDMPPDYTFKALARNGATLWREDVKVDATMPTPKEGKPAVQDPGRFKLKEVTKKEFESKTGIKENESVAIVEDLKPTKAGTIYEIRKGNKYPAVIQDKSVELTISAGPKSGETIKVEEGKTFTIPGDDKTVYTLETVDLKSRSAILKAEIDGKNRTWNLSK, from the coding sequence ATGTCTTTTTCAGAAAAATACGATAAAGTAGCTCTTGCTGTCGGCGGAATCCTGGGCCTGGCTGGTCTCGGTGTTGGCGCATTGACCTATGTCAATCTCGATGAGACCTACAAGGTAGACACGGCCGTTTCCAGTAGCAAGGTATCCGTTCCCGGAGTGGATCAGTCCTTGGAGCTGGAGGCTTATCTGAACGAAAATCATGAGATCAAACGTCCCAAGGTTGGTGCTCAGAATTTCGATCTGTTCGTTGCTCCGGAACTGTGGTTGAAGTCTGGTGATACGACTCCGATCGATATTAATGCCGGACCTCCCATTCATCCTCCGATTCCCAATACATGGTTCCTGGAGAACGGCTTGGCGGATATCCTCCGTTTTTCCGATGCGCTGACGCAGGATCCCGATGGAGATGGATTTACAATTCGAGAGGAATTCGAAGCCAAGACGAATCCTAAAGACCCCAACAGTCATCCTCTGCTGATTGCCAAACTTGGCTTGACCGGCTTTTCTGCTACCGGCTATCAGCTCGTGTTCTCTTCCGACGACATGCCTCCCGACTACACCTTCAAGGCGCTGGCGCGTAATGGTGCCACATTGTGGCGTGAAGACGTTAAAGTTGACGCCACCATGCCCACGCCCAAAGAAGGTAAACCTGCCGTGCAGGATCCGGGGCGCTTCAAGTTGAAGGAAGTAACCAAAAAGGAATTTGAGTCCAAAACCGGAATCAAGGAAAATGAGTCTGTTGCTATCGTGGAAGATTTAAAACCCACGAAAGCAGGAACCATTTACGAGATCCGGAAGGGGAATAAATATCCTGCCGTTATCCAAGATAAATCGGTTGAGTTAACTATTTCCGCCGGACCCAAGTCTGGTGAAACCATCAAGGTTGAAGAAGGAAAAACTTTCACGATTCCTGGTGACGACAAGACGGTTTACACTTTGGAAACCGTTGACCTTAAGTCGAGATCGGCTATTCTCAAAGCCGAAATCGATGGCAAGAACAGAACCTGGAACCTGAGCAAATAA
- a CDS encoding Amuc_1098 family type IV pilus outer membrane protein yields MDQAPLYHSKRSLIALMAIAASCPFVQAGDYGAVGASSAAGTSAAGYYGGGQSDIARRAQARREERTQESMSTLEKGRQYYRDQKYKEALDEYNRALDILPKAPVTDSRRAFIVQSIGEASVALAQQYVKIGQYDEARQLLMDALKINPCNKLAQRELDYLDDPVRTNPAKTPQYVKDVEEVNKQLRMAYGFFDLGQFDAAKSKFQQVLRIDPYNTAARRGMETVDRRRDQYYRAAYDQTRAEMLAEVTKAWETPLPLEVPTDGDNSGSQPVEAYGATANTMKLKSIIIPVVDFEDTTVEEAIEFLRNRSQQLDNNPGANGERGINFVISDSQAGGSPAPTETSLDLSFDEGTEGADAGTPAPAPAPAPELKTKRIKQLKLRNVPMIEVLKFICQNAGLRYKVEDYAVAILPAGGNDTDFYTRTFTVPPNFISSLDSASGESGDGAAADPFADTSSSGGSSSIRPRPPVTTLLKNAGVSFPDGASASYFAGNSTLLVRNSTANLDMVEQLIENLKGKNKQVRIMTKFVEITQENTDELSFDWVVTPFSANDSRSLFVGGGNGSNSGLTSNDFVSAPNSNVGNWPINSANNLNGLATGGVRSGSAAISRDGIDNLLRTQNRTEATAINPAPGILSMTGIYDEGAFQAIMRGLNQKKGSDVLTAPSVTAKPGDEATIQIIREFIYPTAFEPPQLPQSTGNNYNDSYRGSSILDGLTGSSQPTVNSFPVTPTTPTEFEMKPVGVTLKVQPQVGENDYVIEMGFEPSIIEFEGFVNYGSPIQSTGVGSDGQPVSITLTDNRIEQPIFSTRSVKTSLFVYDGHTVAIGGLISENVQMVEDKVPIFGDLPFVGRFFRGNSESHIKKNLMIFVTGQIIDATGQPIRGRGASDTPASPGDTAMIGGADSGLLPPVP; encoded by the coding sequence ATGGATCAAGCACCTCTCTATCATTCCAAGCGAAGCCTCATCGCTTTGATGGCCATCGCTGCCTCCTGCCCCTTTGTGCAGGCCGGTGACTACGGAGCCGTAGGCGCCTCCAGCGCCGCCGGTACCTCTGCCGCCGGTTACTATGGCGGTGGTCAGTCCGATATCGCCCGCAGGGCTCAGGCTCGTCGTGAAGAACGCACGCAGGAGTCCATGAGTACCTTGGAAAAAGGCCGCCAGTACTATCGCGACCAGAAGTACAAGGAAGCTCTGGATGAATACAACCGTGCTCTCGACATTCTGCCCAAGGCTCCCGTTACGGATTCCCGCCGCGCTTTCATTGTTCAAAGCATTGGGGAAGCCAGCGTTGCCCTTGCCCAGCAGTATGTGAAGATCGGCCAGTATGACGAAGCCCGCCAGCTTCTCATGGATGCGCTCAAGATCAACCCCTGCAACAAGCTTGCCCAGCGTGAACTTGATTACCTGGACGATCCTGTCCGCACGAATCCGGCCAAGACTCCTCAGTACGTCAAGGATGTGGAAGAAGTCAACAAGCAGCTCCGCATGGCATACGGGTTCTTTGACTTGGGACAGTTTGACGCTGCCAAGAGCAAATTCCAGCAAGTGCTCCGCATTGATCCGTACAATACGGCCGCCCGTCGTGGTATGGAAACGGTGGATCGCCGCCGCGACCAGTACTACCGTGCCGCCTACGATCAGACTCGTGCCGAAATGCTCGCCGAAGTAACCAAGGCTTGGGAAACTCCTCTTCCTCTGGAAGTGCCTACAGACGGCGACAATAGCGGTTCCCAGCCGGTGGAAGCATATGGTGCTACGGCCAATACGATGAAACTCAAGTCGATCATCATTCCTGTTGTCGATTTTGAGGACACGACTGTTGAAGAAGCCATTGAATTCCTGAGAAACCGTTCCCAGCAGCTTGATAATAATCCCGGTGCGAATGGCGAACGCGGTATCAACTTTGTGATCAGTGATTCCCAGGCTGGCGGCAGTCCAGCTCCTACCGAAACCTCTCTTGATCTTTCCTTTGACGAAGGAACCGAAGGGGCCGATGCCGGAACACCCGCTCCCGCTCCCGCTCCCGCTCCTGAGCTCAAGACCAAGCGTATCAAGCAGCTCAAGTTGCGCAACGTTCCGATGATCGAAGTGCTGAAATTCATCTGCCAGAATGCCGGACTGCGTTATAAGGTGGAAGACTATGCTGTCGCTATTCTTCCTGCCGGTGGCAATGATACGGATTTCTACACCCGTACGTTCACTGTTCCGCCGAACTTTATTTCCTCTCTGGATTCCGCTTCCGGTGAATCCGGAGACGGTGCAGCGGCCGATCCGTTTGCCGATACATCGTCATCCGGTGGTTCCTCCAGCATCCGTCCTCGGCCCCCGGTGACGACCTTGTTGAAGAACGCTGGCGTTTCCTTCCCTGATGGAGCTTCTGCTTCCTACTTCGCAGGTAACTCCACCCTTTTGGTGCGCAACTCCACGGCCAACCTCGATATGGTTGAGCAGTTGATTGAAAACCTGAAGGGCAAGAACAAGCAGGTCAGAATCATGACCAAGTTTGTGGAAATCACTCAGGAAAACACGGATGAACTCAGCTTTGACTGGGTGGTGACTCCGTTCTCCGCCAATGATTCCCGTTCCCTCTTTGTCGGTGGTGGCAATGGTTCCAATTCCGGCTTGACGTCCAATGACTTCGTTTCTGCTCCGAACTCGAATGTCGGCAATTGGCCGATCAATTCGGCTAATAACCTGAACGGTCTCGCTACAGGTGGTGTCCGCTCCGGTAGCGCTGCCATTTCCAGAGACGGCATCGATAACTTGTTGCGTACTCAGAATCGTACGGAAGCTACTGCTATTAATCCGGCTCCCGGCATTCTGTCCATGACCGGTATTTACGATGAAGGTGCTTTCCAGGCTATTATGCGTGGATTGAACCAGAAGAAGGGTTCCGATGTTTTGACGGCTCCCAGCGTGACGGCCAAGCCCGGTGATGAAGCAACCATCCAGATTATTCGCGAGTTTATCTACCCGACTGCATTCGAACCCCCGCAACTTCCCCAGAGCACGGGTAACAACTACAATGATAGTTATCGTGGTTCGTCGATTCTCGACGGTTTGACTGGTTCGAGCCAGCCCACCGTGAACTCGTTCCCGGTGACGCCGACGACTCCGACGGAATTCGAAATGAAACCTGTTGGTGTGACTCTCAAGGTGCAACCCCAGGTCGGTGAAAACGACTATGTGATTGAAATGGGCTTCGAACCTTCCATTATTGAGTTCGAAGGATTCGTCAACTACGGTAGTCCGATTCAGTCCACTGGTGTCGGCAGCGACGGTCAGCCCGTTTCCATCACGTTGACGGATAACCGTATTGAACAGCCCATCTTCTCCACTCGTAGCGTGAAGACCAGCCTGTTCGTTTACGACGGTCACACGGTTGCCATCGGTGGTTTGATTTCCGAAAATGTCCAGATGGTTGAAGACAAGGTACCGATCTTCGGTGATCTTCCCTTTGTCGGCCGCTTCTTCCGCGGTAATTCCGAAAGCCACATCAAGAAGAATCTGATGATCTTCGTGACAGGTCAGATCATTGATGCTACCGGCCAGCCGATTCGTGGTCGTGGCGCTTCGGATACCCCTGCCTCCCCTGGCGATACCGCCATGATCGGTGGAGCTGATTCCGGCCTTCTTCCGCCGGTTCCGTAA
- the coaE gene encoding dephospho-CoA kinase (Dephospho-CoA kinase (CoaE) performs the final step in coenzyme A biosynthesis.) encodes MMMKVLVLTGGVASGKSTVLRHLLALGNGKIVCFDCDREVGRLYESGSVAPLLLEAFGPDCLQVDGSVNRSWLRELVFGNPEERSRLEALIHPVLQQECLARVDAMRQNEAVKGFVIDVPLFFEGGADYGQDAVCVVGVSPETQRMRLARRNGFGGELIQSILSAQLPLSVKLARADMVLWNEGPESLLYSQTERLYHHFFHE; translated from the coding sequence ATGATGATGAAAGTGCTTGTATTGACAGGAGGGGTGGCCTCCGGTAAGTCGACCGTTCTCCGGCATTTGTTGGCTCTGGGGAATGGGAAGATTGTCTGTTTTGACTGTGACAGAGAAGTGGGACGTCTCTATGAAAGCGGTAGTGTGGCGCCTCTGTTGTTGGAAGCCTTTGGACCGGATTGCCTGCAGGTCGACGGTTCCGTCAATCGTTCCTGGTTGCGGGAACTTGTTTTTGGAAATCCGGAGGAACGTTCCCGCCTGGAGGCGTTAATCCACCCGGTACTGCAACAAGAATGTCTTGCACGGGTGGATGCCATGCGGCAGAATGAAGCTGTTAAGGGTTTTGTCATTGATGTCCCTCTGTTTTTCGAAGGAGGGGCGGATTATGGTCAAGACGCGGTATGTGTCGTGGGTGTATCTCCGGAAACCCAGCGTATGCGTTTAGCCAGACGAAACGGATTTGGCGGTGAATTGATCCAGTCGATTCTTTCAGCTCAGTTGCCATTATCCGTAAAGCTGGCTCGGGCGGACATGGTTCTTTGGAATGAAGGACCCGAATCTCTCCTCTACAGCCAGACAGAACGTTTATACCATCATTTTTTTCATGAATGA
- the rho gene encoding transcription termination factor Rho: MNEEQQELNLDQEDPVQDAVPGGAVETIVPTDGASPEYADSVQPSQIAEAVSSVESLPILSVNELRLHSMTELQQMAENTSLRNIGGLTKSQLVFELGRLYLREGRDLVVEGVMEQAKDNYAMLRDPVKSFRTSPDDIYVSGELIRRHGLKVGNMVKVRLRRLRPHDKYLSACEVLEVEGIPAEEYRAVKDFDKLTPLFPRERIILENKEIDSPAMRVLDLVTPFGKGQRGLIVAPPRGGKTILLKTIARSIHANYRDIELIVLLLDERPEEVTDFEETVGVSVFASTFDEPSRRHAQVSDLVIERAKRLVEQGKDVVILLDSLTRLSRGYNANQSGGRIMSGGLGSNALEKPRKFFGAARNVEEGGSLTILATCLVDTESRMDEVIFEEFKGTGNMEIRLDRELSERRIYPAISLSQSGTRNDDRLYNEQEFQKILQVRRQLAVLPGWEGLELLLKNIARTQNNAELEIMGLR, encoded by the coding sequence ATGAATGAAGAACAACAGGAATTGAACCTTGATCAGGAGGACCCCGTCCAGGACGCCGTTCCGGGGGGAGCTGTGGAAACTATTGTCCCAACAGATGGGGCGAGTCCCGAATATGCAGATAGTGTCCAACCTTCGCAAATTGCGGAAGCTGTCTCTTCTGTGGAGTCGTTGCCCATTCTTTCCGTGAATGAACTGAGGCTGCATTCCATGACGGAGCTCCAGCAAATGGCCGAAAATACTTCGCTTCGCAATATCGGCGGACTGACGAAATCCCAATTGGTTTTTGAATTGGGCCGCTTGTATCTGCGTGAAGGGCGTGACCTGGTTGTAGAGGGAGTCATGGAGCAGGCCAAGGATAATTATGCCATGTTGCGTGATCCGGTGAAGAGTTTTCGCACGTCTCCCGATGATATTTATGTATCGGGTGAGTTGATTCGGAGACATGGCCTGAAAGTCGGTAATATGGTCAAGGTTCGTTTGCGCCGGTTGCGTCCGCATGACAAATATCTGTCTGCTTGCGAAGTGCTGGAGGTGGAGGGTATCCCTGCCGAGGAATATCGCGCCGTGAAGGACTTTGACAAATTGACGCCGTTGTTTCCGCGGGAACGCATTATTCTGGAGAATAAAGAAATCGATTCACCGGCGATGCGGGTTCTGGATCTGGTGACTCCCTTCGGCAAGGGCCAGCGCGGCTTGATTGTGGCTCCACCCCGTGGAGGAAAGACGATTTTGCTCAAGACGATCGCACGTTCGATTCACGCCAATTACCGTGATATTGAACTGATTGTCCTCTTGCTTGATGAACGGCCGGAGGAAGTGACGGACTTTGAAGAAACGGTGGGAGTGTCCGTGTTTGCCTCTACGTTCGATGAACCTTCGCGCCGCCATGCCCAGGTTTCCGATCTGGTGATTGAACGGGCCAAGCGTCTGGTGGAGCAGGGGAAGGACGTCGTTATTCTTCTGGATTCCCTGACGCGCCTGTCGCGTGGCTATAATGCTAACCAGAGCGGAGGTCGCATTATGTCCGGTGGTCTTGGTTCCAATGCTCTGGAAAAACCGAGAAAATTCTTTGGAGCTGCCCGCAATGTGGAAGAGGGGGGCAGCCTGACGATTTTGGCGACCTGTCTTGTCGACACGGAATCCCGTATGGATGAAGTGATTTTTGAAGAATTCAAGGGAACGGGGAATATGGAAATCCGGTTGGACAGGGAATTGTCCGAACGCAGAATTTATCCCGCTATCAGTCTGAGTCAGAGCGGTACTCGTAATGATGACCGCCTGTATAACGAACAGGAGTTCCAGAAGATCCTCCAGGTACGCCGCCAGTTGGCCGTGCTGCCCGGCTGGGAAGGCTTGGAACTGCTGCTCAAGAATATCGCCAGAACGCAGAATAATGCGGAGTTGGAGATCATGGGGTTGCGTTAA
- the cobA gene encoding uroporphyrinogen-III C-methyltransferase, with protein MKNGTVYLVGAGPGDPGLMTVKGKELIEAADVLVYDALICPDIPTWAPSGCERIYVGKRSSNHALPQNEINRLLVRKAQEGKNVVRLKGGDPMVFGRGGEEAEALQQEGIPFEIVPGITSAIAGPAYAGIPVTHRKHCTQFTVFTGHESPDKRESILDLEGIAKASGTKIILMGMSRLGEIMKGLIACGQNADTPAAAIQWATTGRQKTVAGSVKTLDQLVRKAGLSSPAVIVIGDVVQERASINWFEKLPLFGKRIVVTRTRKQAGGLSKKLRSLGADVIELPTIRITDPTDIRSFAETVVDAHSYEWLIFSSPNGVERFFKAFFAAFNDIRHIGGARIAAIGPGTAAKLKEYGLAVDLMPQKSVAESLVKAFKDARPEIGGIEHRTILWIHAEGARNVIATGLADMQAIVDECIAYKTVAETDDIQGAQERLRRDGADIITFTSSSTAENFFKLDLPWPDKCKAASIGPVTTKALTELGHAPSIKASQYDIDGLVAAIVKAVGKK; from the coding sequence ATGAAAAATGGCACTGTTTACCTGGTAGGCGCCGGTCCCGGAGATCCCGGGCTCATGACCGTCAAGGGCAAAGAATTGATCGAAGCTGCCGATGTCCTCGTTTACGACGCTCTCATCTGCCCCGACATCCCGACGTGGGCACCTTCCGGATGCGAACGCATATACGTCGGCAAGCGCTCTTCCAACCATGCCCTTCCGCAGAATGAAATCAACCGTCTCCTTGTCCGTAAAGCCCAAGAGGGGAAAAACGTCGTACGCCTCAAAGGAGGAGATCCCATGGTTTTCGGACGAGGAGGAGAAGAAGCCGAAGCTCTCCAGCAAGAGGGGATTCCCTTCGAAATCGTTCCCGGCATCACATCGGCCATCGCCGGCCCGGCCTACGCCGGCATTCCGGTCACACACAGGAAGCATTGCACCCAATTCACCGTCTTCACCGGCCACGAATCGCCCGATAAACGGGAATCCATACTTGACCTCGAAGGAATTGCCAAAGCAAGCGGCACCAAAATCATCCTCATGGGCATGAGCCGCCTCGGCGAAATCATGAAAGGCCTCATTGCCTGCGGGCAAAATGCCGACACTCCTGCCGCAGCTATCCAATGGGCCACTACAGGACGTCAGAAAACGGTTGCCGGTTCCGTCAAAACACTAGACCAACTCGTCCGGAAAGCCGGACTGTCATCACCGGCCGTCATCGTCATCGGCGATGTCGTCCAGGAACGCGCGTCTATCAATTGGTTTGAAAAACTGCCACTCTTCGGCAAACGCATCGTCGTCACCCGGACAAGGAAACAAGCCGGAGGTCTCAGCAAAAAACTCCGTTCACTGGGTGCCGATGTCATTGAGCTGCCCACCATCCGGATCACCGATCCGACCGATATCAGGAGCTTCGCTGAAACTGTCGTCGATGCCCACTCTTACGAATGGCTCATTTTCTCCAGTCCGAACGGCGTCGAACGATTCTTCAAAGCCTTCTTCGCCGCTTTCAACGATATCCGCCACATCGGAGGAGCCCGCATTGCCGCCATCGGCCCGGGAACGGCAGCCAAACTTAAGGAATACGGACTTGCTGTCGACCTCATGCCTCAGAAATCCGTTGCGGAAAGCCTGGTCAAGGCCTTCAAAGATGCCCGACCGGAAATCGGAGGCATCGAACACAGGACCATACTGTGGATCCACGCCGAAGGAGCAAGAAACGTCATCGCCACGGGACTTGCCGACATGCAAGCCATCGTCGACGAATGTATCGCCTATAAGACAGTCGCCGAAACGGACGACATCCAGGGAGCCCAGGAACGCCTCCGCCGCGATGGGGCGGATATCATCACCTTCACTAGTTCTTCTACGGCGGAAAACTTCTTCAAGCTTGATCTTCCCTGGCCGGACAAATGCAAGGCAGCCAGCATCGGCCCCGTTACGACCAAGGCTCTTACGGAACTTGGTCATGCACCTTCCATCAAGGCTTCGCAATACGATATCGACGGACTTGTGGCCGCCATCGTCAAAGCCGTCGGCAAGAAGTAA
- a CDS encoding class I SAM-dependent RNA methyltransferase has translation MADIQPPKKFHPEPYPYHHELELEIESLSNSGEGIARDNGWVIFVPFALPGDRVKARVWRNDKNCSSADLVEVLTPSVDRVEPQCRLFGFCGGCQYQHLSYDKQLEWKTRQVADLLRLQAGLTLDVKPAIASPVRYHYRSKITPHFDKPKNSQAGLGPIGFLRVGSRRDIVDVPQCEIALECINEALPQVRKNYQKAASQFKKGATILMRASEGTVITNNGSIASEKVGNLEFHFLAGDFFQNNPYILPLFTSYVADEASSGGEEYLVDAYCGSGLFALTLASRFKKVLGVEVSESSADWARSNARTNGIDHAEFLAADASAIFEQVTFPSGKTAVVIDPPRKGCDLNFLTQLFAFAPAKVVYVSCNPSTQIRDLAEFDKAGYRVTSVQPFDLFPQTKHLECVVTLVRG, from the coding sequence ATGGCCGATATACAACCCCCGAAAAAATTTCATCCCGAGCCATACCCTTATCATCATGAACTGGAATTGGAGATTGAATCATTGTCTAATTCCGGAGAGGGCATTGCCCGTGACAACGGCTGGGTGATTTTTGTCCCGTTTGCCCTTCCCGGTGATCGTGTGAAGGCCAGGGTGTGGCGCAATGACAAGAATTGTTCCTCCGCCGATTTGGTTGAGGTACTGACTCCGTCTGTTGACCGGGTGGAGCCGCAATGCAGGTTGTTCGGTTTTTGCGGAGGCTGTCAGTATCAGCATCTTTCCTACGACAAGCAATTGGAGTGGAAGACCCGCCAGGTTGCCGACCTGTTGCGTTTGCAGGCCGGGCTGACGCTTGACGTCAAGCCGGCGATAGCCTCGCCCGTCCGTTATCACTACCGTTCGAAAATTACCCCCCATTTCGACAAGCCGAAGAATTCTCAGGCAGGCCTGGGGCCGATTGGCTTCCTGAGGGTTGGTTCCCGGCGTGATATTGTCGATGTGCCGCAGTGTGAAATTGCTCTGGAATGTATCAACGAGGCTTTGCCGCAAGTGCGGAAGAACTATCAGAAAGCGGCATCCCAGTTCAAGAAAGGGGCGACCATCCTGATGAGGGCTTCCGAGGGGACGGTTATTACCAATAACGGGAGTATCGCTTCCGAAAAGGTAGGGAACCTCGAATTCCATTTCCTGGCTGGAGACTTCTTCCAAAATAATCCGTACATTCTGCCCTTGTTTACATCGTATGTGGCAGATGAAGCCTCCTCCGGCGGGGAAGAATATCTGGTGGATGCCTATTGCGGTTCCGGGTTGTTTGCCTTGACGCTTGCCTCCCGGTTCAAAAAAGTACTGGGGGTTGAGGTGAGCGAAAGTTCGGCTGATTGGGCTCGTAGCAATGCCCGGACGAACGGAATCGACCATGCAGAGTTCCTTGCCGCGGATGCGAGTGCCATTTTCGAACAGGTGACTTTTCCGTCCGGCAAGACGGCTGTCGTCATCGACCCTCCCAGGAAGGGATGCGATTTGAACTTCCTGACCCAGCTTTTTGCATTTGCCCCGGCCAAGGTGGTTTATGTGTCCTGCAATCCGTCAACCCAGATACGTGACTTGGCGGAATTTGACAAAGCCGGTTACCGGGTGACGTCCGTTCAGCCCTTTGACTTGTTCCCGCAGACGAAGCATCTGGAATGCGTCGTGACGCTTGTACGCGGCTGA
- the miaB gene encoding tRNA (N6-isopentenyl adenosine(37)-C2)-methylthiotransferase MiaB: MPKVYIKTYGCQMNERDSEQVARMFIQGGYTITDQEEEADAILINTCSVRDQAEQKALGKMGIMGKFRKNRPHVVYAMMGCMAQSRRDELFSSLPHLDLVIGTQKYHKVFRYVDDILKSRLERRMDNLALSLQGSHVCDVDEEEDSQNAIRDHVDPGVRSSAFVSIMQGCDMKCSYCIVPYTRGAERSRPIGDVVDEVKMLVDNGVKEVTLLGQIVNRYGRQFGLEEGKSAFVRLLERIHDIEGLKRIRYTSPHPIGFRDDLVRAYTYLPKLCSHIHFPMQSGSDRILKLMRRPYRNEAYMELCEKMRAARPDLAITTDIIVGFPGETEEDYLETRRAVERIRYDNAFIFRYSPRRGTPAAEMDGQLPERVKEARNQDLLAVVNAIAVERNNALVGTEQEVLVEGPSKTNRERLTGRTSQNKPVILDGLSAMIGEIVPVKIEESTGFTLYGSVVRE; encoded by the coding sequence ATGCCCAAGGTTTACATCAAGACATACGGCTGCCAGATGAACGAGCGCGACTCCGAACAGGTGGCCCGCATGTTCATTCAGGGAGGCTATACGATTACGGATCAAGAGGAAGAGGCTGATGCCATCCTGATCAATACGTGTTCGGTGCGTGATCAGGCGGAACAGAAGGCTCTTGGGAAAATGGGCATTATGGGCAAGTTCCGGAAAAACCGTCCCCATGTCGTCTATGCCATGATGGGGTGTATGGCCCAAAGCCGCCGGGATGAGTTGTTCTCATCACTCCCTCATCTGGATCTCGTCATCGGGACGCAGAAGTACCACAAGGTTTTCCGCTATGTGGACGATATCCTGAAAAGCCGTCTTGAACGCCGGATGGATAATCTGGCGCTTTCCCTTCAGGGTTCCCACGTCTGTGATGTAGACGAGGAGGAGGATTCCCAGAATGCCATCCGGGACCATGTCGATCCCGGTGTCCGTTCTTCGGCTTTTGTTTCCATCATGCAGGGTTGTGACATGAAGTGTTCTTACTGCATCGTTCCGTACACGCGCGGGGCGGAGCGCAGCCGTCCGATCGGCGACGTGGTGGATGAGGTGAAGATGCTGGTGGACAACGGGGTCAAAGAGGTCACCCTTCTCGGACAGATCGTCAACAGGTACGGGCGCCAATTCGGCCTTGAGGAAGGCAAGTCGGCTTTTGTCCGTCTGCTGGAACGGATCCACGACATTGAGGGACTGAAACGCATTCGCTACACGTCGCCACATCCCATCGGGTTCCGTGACGACTTGGTTCGGGCGTATACGTACTTGCCTAAACTGTGCAGCCACATCCATTTTCCGATGCAGAGCGGAAGCGACCGCATCCTGAAGCTTATGCGCCGTCCATACAGGAATGAAGCCTACATGGAATTATGCGAAAAAATGCGAGCCGCACGACCTGATCTGGCGATTACGACGGATATTATTGTTGGTTTCCCCGGTGAAACCGAAGAGGATTATCTGGAAACGCGCCGGGCGGTGGAGCGCATCCGCTACGACAACGCCTTTATTTTCCGCTATTCTCCCCGTCGCGGAACGCCCGCTGCCGAGATGGACGGACAATTGCCGGAACGTGTCAAGGAGGCGCGGAATCAGGATCTCCTGGCGGTTGTCAATGCAATTGCCGTGGAGCGCAATAATGCATTGGTAGGAACGGAGCAGGAGGTTCTTGTCGAAGGCCCGTCCAAAACAAACCGCGAAAGGTTGACGGGCCGTACGTCCCAGAATAAGCCTGTCATTCTGGACGGCTTGTCCGCGATGATAGGAGAAATCGTGCCGGTGAAGATTGAAGAATCGACGGGATTTACCCTTTACGGTTCGGTTGTAAGAGAGTAA